The region GTCTACTGGCACGTTGCAGCTAACTAATCACATGCcttatttagtagtagtagattaaTCATGGATCCACTTGTACATCTTAATTACCACGCGGCTTAATTACACGCCTGCGTGACTGAGCACTGATGCCACATGTGGCATGTGGTAGTGGGACGATATTATATGTAGACTGACACGTAGATATGAATCGACGCGCACAGAGCCAGACTGATCGATCGGCAGTATATATTACCACCATCGTATACACAGATAGCAAGAACACAAACGAGCAGCTGCTAGCTCTGGCTAATCTCTTCGATTCCACCTGTTTTCACTCCTCTTCGTCGACCCCACAAATTACTAATGGCGCGGTCATCTTCTCCTCTCGTCAACAAGGCTTCGCCCATCGAGCAGCGCCGCCTGCTCCGCGCTCGACGTTCATCAAAGCGTGTCACCGCTTTGAGCCCGGAGGCGCTCCTTGATGCCACCCTCCCTGGCGCCGAGCAACCTGTGCCGGTGGTGCAGCAGGATGCCGCCACGGCTCTGAAGCGAGATGCTACTCTCTCAGATGAGACTCTGGCGGTTCACGCCGGGGAGAAGATGGGGAAGAACGGCGCCATGGACACTGACTCGATCGCGACACCTATTGTGAGCGGCACGACGCACTGGTTCAAGAGCTCGGGCGACCTCATCGCGTTCAAGGAAGGCCGGCGCCACAGCATCGAGTACGGCCGCTACGGCAACCCCACTGTGAAGGTCCTAGAGGACAAGATCAGTGCACTGGAGAGGGCCGAGTCGACGCTTGTCACGTCCTCGGGAATGAACGCCATCGTTGCCACGCTGCTTGCGCTCGTACTGCCCGGTGCCGGCCACGTGGTGACCACGACTGAGTGCTACAGCGAGGCACGCGCCTTCATCCGCGACAAGCTCTCCAAGATGGGCATCAAGGTGACATTCATCGAGCTGAACGACATGGACACGCTCAAGGCCGTTCTTGACCATGGCGACGTAAGTTAATTTCCATAACACATATATAATCAAGGGATCTATGAATGTATGTTGGTCGTTTCTGACTCTGAGATGCTTGGCTATGATGCAGGTGACACTCTTCTACACTGACTGTCCGACGAACCCCCACCTCAAGTGCATCGACATTAAGCTCGTCGCGGAGCTGTGTCACCGCAAAGGGGCTCTAGTGTGCATCGACAGCACCCTCGCCTCGCCCATCAATCAGAAGCCGCTCACCCTCGGGGCCGACATCGTCGTGCACTCTGCCACAAAGTACATTGCCGGCCATCACGACGTGAGTAGCTACCCTAGATCAGATGTATTTTCGTAGATCATACAATTACACTGCCATTTTGCTCCTTTACTTCCATGATCACTAGTAGTGTCAATGTAGTTTAAGACTTCTCATCGTGTCATTCCATTTCA is a window of Triticum aestivum cultivar Chinese Spring unplaced genomic scaffold, IWGSC CS RefSeq v2.1 scaffold42829, whole genome shotgun sequence DNA encoding:
- the LOC123177566 gene encoding cystathionine gamma-synthase 1, chloroplastic, with protein sequence MARSSSPLVNKASPIEQRRLLRARRSSKRVTALSPEALLDATLPGAEQPVPVVQQDAATALKRDATLSDETLAVHAGEKMGKNGAMDTDSIATPIVSGTTHWFKSSGDLIAFKEGRRHSIEYGRYGNPTVKVLEDKISALERAESTLVTSSGMNAIVATLLALVLPGAGHVVTTTECYSEARAFIRDKLSKMGIKVTFIELNDMDTLKAVLDHGDVTLFYTDCPTNPHLKCIDIKLVAELCHRKGALVCIDSTLASPINQKPLTLGADIVVHSATKYIAGHHDVIAGCISGSDALISRIRAWHHDLGGAISP